The Candidatus Rokuibacteriota bacterium genome contains a region encoding:
- a CDS encoding GDP-L-fucose synthase has product MGRLSGKRIIVTGGAGFLGSSVVDELRTRDAADLVVPRSAEYDLRDPGAIRRLLREVDPHVVIHLAARVGGIGANQAHPAEFFYENLLMGVQLLHEAWQAGVEKFVAVGTVCAYPKSTPVPFSEDDLWGGYPEETNAPYGLAKKMLLVQARAYRQQYGFNAIYLLPANLYGPGDSFDPDRSHVIPALVKKCLDAQRAGVREIVVWGDGSPTREFLYVADAARGIALATERYDGADPVNLGSGREISIKDLVTLIANHTGFTGRIAWDVSKPNGQPRRSLDTSRAEREFGFRATTPFEEGLRRTIEWYRKTVGGQAPLSAGRFT; this is encoded by the coding sequence ATGGGCAGGCTCAGCGGAAAGCGCATCATCGTCACGGGCGGCGCCGGTTTCCTGGGTTCCTCTGTCGTTGACGAGCTGAGGACGCGCGACGCGGCGGACCTCGTCGTGCCCCGGAGCGCAGAGTACGACCTCCGCGATCCGGGGGCCATCCGCCGTCTCCTCCGGGAAGTTGACCCCCACGTCGTCATCCACCTCGCCGCGCGCGTCGGCGGGATCGGGGCGAACCAGGCGCATCCCGCCGAGTTCTTCTACGAGAACCTCCTGATGGGAGTCCAGCTCCTGCACGAAGCGTGGCAGGCAGGGGTCGAGAAGTTCGTGGCTGTCGGGACGGTCTGCGCCTACCCGAAGTCGACCCCCGTCCCGTTCAGCGAGGACGACCTCTGGGGCGGCTATCCCGAGGAGACGAACGCGCCGTACGGGCTCGCGAAGAAGATGCTCCTGGTGCAGGCCCGGGCGTACCGGCAGCAGTACGGCTTCAACGCGATCTACCTGCTGCCCGCCAACCTGTACGGGCCCGGGGACTCCTTCGACCCGGACCGCTCCCACGTGATCCCGGCCCTGGTCAAGAAGTGCCTGGACGCCCAGCGCGCCGGCGTCCGGGAGATCGTCGTCTGGGGGGACGGAAGCCCCACGCGCGAGTTCCTCTACGTGGCGGACGCCGCGCGCGGGATCGCCCTCGCCACCGAGCGCTACGACGGGGCCGACCCCGTGAACCTCGGGTCGGGGCGCGAGATCTCGATCAAGGATCTCGTCACGCTGATCGCGAACCACACCGGATTCACGGGACGCATCGCCTGGGACGTCTCGAAGCCGAACGGCCAGCCCCGCCGCTCTCTGGACACGAGCCGGGCGGAGCGGGAGTTCGGCTTCCGCGCCACCACGCCCTTCGAGGAGGGGCTCCGACGCACCATCGAGTGGTACCGGAAGACCGTCGGGGGCCAGGCGCCGCTCTCCGCCGGACGTTTCACCTGA
- a CDS encoding NAD(P)-dependent oxidoreductase — translation MKVLITGGAGYIGSLLTGVLLNAGHHVTVVDCLLFGGDSILPYFAHPRFAFEKLDVCTGDLAGSMNGADAVVHLAALVGFPACQQVGEAAAMRFNVEATRRVFEAAEAGRVQRFLLASTYSNYGRAADDQPVTEDSPLYPQSLYARTKIAAEEYLLERGRTARCAPVIPRFTTLFGVSPRTRFDLLVNQFVLEALTDRRLVLYEGNYRRSFVHVRDVVEALCLLLQAPIPAVRNQVFNVGSEEGNYSKAEIAGLVCKAVADVAIEQRNLSFGGDMRDVTVSCRKIQARVGFRVRISVEEGIREVRDALQSGLIHEPRSARYRNHTFIVQ, via the coding sequence ATGAAGGTCCTGATCACCGGCGGGGCCGGATACATCGGATCCCTGCTGACCGGCGTCCTGCTCAATGCCGGTCACCACGTCACCGTCGTGGACTGCCTCCTCTTCGGCGGCGACTCGATCCTGCCGTACTTCGCGCACCCGCGGTTCGCCTTCGAGAAGCTGGACGTCTGCACGGGCGACCTCGCGGGCTCCATGAACGGCGCCGATGCCGTGGTGCACCTGGCGGCGCTCGTGGGGTTTCCGGCCTGCCAGCAGGTCGGCGAGGCGGCAGCCATGCGGTTCAACGTGGAGGCGACCCGCCGGGTGTTCGAGGCCGCTGAGGCTGGGCGGGTTCAGCGCTTCCTCCTCGCCTCCACCTACAGCAACTACGGCCGCGCGGCGGACGACCAGCCCGTGACTGAGGACTCTCCGCTCTACCCGCAGTCCCTCTACGCCCGGACCAAGATCGCGGCCGAGGAGTATCTCCTCGAGCGGGGCCGGACCGCGCGCTGCGCCCCGGTCATCCCCCGCTTCACCACGCTCTTCGGCGTCTCCCCGCGCACGCGCTTCGACCTCCTGGTGAACCAGTTTGTCCTGGAGGCCCTGACGGACCGGCGCCTGGTCCTCTACGAGGGCAACTACCGGCGCTCCTTCGTGCACGTCCGTGACGTGGTGGAGGCGCTCTGCTTGCTCCTCCAGGCGCCGATCCCGGCCGTGAGAAACCAGGTGTTCAACGTGGGGTCGGAGGAGGGCAATTACTCCAAGGCGGAGATCGCCGGGCTGGTGTGCAAGGCGGTCGCCGACGTCGCGATCGAGCAGCGCAACCTGAGCTTCGGCGGCGACATGCGCGATGTAACGGTCTCGTGCCGGAAGATCCAGGCGCGGGTCGGCTTCCGCGTCCGCATCAGCGTCGAGGAGGGGATCCGCGAGGTGCGGGACGCGCTCCAGTCGGGGCTGATCCACGAGCCCCGGTCGGCCCGATACCGGAACCACACCTTCATCGTCCAGTAG